GCACATAGCGTTCGGAGGAGAGTTGGCGGAGCGATTCGGCCTCGAGCGAGGCGTGGTGCGCGAGCAGGACGTCCAGTTTGGCTTCGGGGAGTGACGACATCGGTTCAGTCTCAAAGGGCGGACGGAGGGCAAGCCGAAAGCGAAGCGGACAGGCCCGCTACAACGCCAGCCCCTCGGCTTCGGCGAACTCCGTCAGCTTCTGCCGGATCGAGACGCTGCCCGTGGGCGCGTCCAGCAAAGGGCCGAGCATCGCCTCGGCCTTCTTCGCATCGAGATCGATGACCATCGCCTTGACCGGCCCCAGCGCGGTTGCCGAGAGCGACAGCGAGCGATAGCCCATCGCGATCAGTGCCAATGCACCGATCGGCTTGGAGGCCATCTCGCCGCAGAGCGAGAGCGATTTCTGCGCGGCGTTGGCCCTGCGCGCGATCTCGCGCAGCACGCGCAGGATCGGCGCCGACATGGTGTCGAAGCGCTCCGAGACCTTGGCATTGCCGCGGTCGACCGCGAACAGGAACTGGAACAGGTCATTTGAGCCGACCGAGATGAAGTCGACCTTCTTCAAGAGCTCGTCGAGCTGATAGAGCAGCGCCGGCACCTCGACCATGGTACCGATGTCGATGCGTTCCGGCAGCGTGTGGCCGTGTTGGCGCAAGTAAGTGAGCTCTCGCTCGACCAGCGCCTTGGCCGAATCGAACTCGGCGACCTCGGAGACCATAGGGAACATGATGCGCAGCGCGCGCCCGCCACCGGCGCGCAACAGCGCACGGATCTGGCCGCGCAACAGGCCGGGGCGATCAAGCCCGAGCCGGATCGCACGCCAGCCAAGCGCGGGATTTTCCTCGATCACGGCCTCCATATAGGGCAGCGCCTTGTCGCCGCCGATATCCAGCGTGCGGAAGGTGACGGGCTTGCTGCCGGCGGCATCGAGCACGGCGCGGTACAGCGCGAGCTGGTCGCTGGTGCGCGGCAGGCTCTGCCCCACCATGAATTGCAGCTCGGTGCGGAACAGTCCGATGCCGGCGCTGCCGGTGTCGTCGATATGGGGCAGGTCGATGGCGAGACCCGCATTGATCATCAGCTCGACCTTCTGGCCATCCTTGGTCACGCAGGGCCGGTCGCGCAGCGCCAGGTACTGCGCCTGGCGGCGGGCGCGGAACCGCACGCGCTCGGCAAAGGCGGCCTCGATCTCCTGCGAAGGGCGCACATAGATCGAGCCGGAGGTGCCGTCGACGATGATGGCGTCGCCGGGATCGGCGATGCCCGGCGCGTTCGGCACCTCGCCGACCGCGGGAATGCCGAGCGCGCGCGCCACGATCGAGACGTGGGAATTGGCGGTGCCTTCCTCCAGCACGATGCCGCGCAGGCGTTTGCGGTCGTAGTCGAGCAGCGCCGCCGGGCCCATCGCGCGGGCGATGACGATGGCATTGTCGGGCAAGTGCTCGCGCGAGGGCGCGTGATCCTGGCCGACAAGCTGCCGCATCAGGCGGTAGCCGAGGTCCTCCAGATCGTGCAGGCGGTCGCGCAAATAGGGATCGGTCGAGCGCAGCATGCGCGCGCGGGTGTCGGACTGCACGCGCTCGACCGCGGCCTCGGCGGTGAGGCCGGTGGCGACCGCTTCGTGCAGCTTGTGCGACCAGCCCTGGTCGTTGGCGAACATGCGGTAGGCTTCGAGCACGTCGCGGTGCTCGCCGCCTTCGGCGACGTCGCCGCGCTCCAGCATGCGGTCGAGGTCGGAGCGCAGCTTGGCGAGTGCGGTGTCGAGCCGCTTGATCTCCCTCGGCAGGTCTTCGGCGATGTAGTCCTTGATGACGACGCGCGGCTCGTGCAGCACGACATGGCCGAGCGCGATGCCGTCCGACAGGATCGCGCCGACCTTCTGGGTGGAATGGCGTGCCGCCGGCTCGAGGCCCGGCTGGGCCAGCGCGGACAATTCGCCGGAGGCGATCAACTCCGCCAGCACCATGGCGGTGGTCTGCAGCGCCTCGAGCTCCTCCTCGACATAGGTGCGCTTGGCGCGGTTCTGCACCACCAGCACGCCGAGTGTGTTGCCGGCGCGCAGGATCGGCACGCCGAGGAAGGAGTGGTAGATTTCTTCGCCGGTCTCGGGGCGGAACGAGAAGGCGGGATGGCTCTGCGCATCGCTCAAATTGAGCGGTGTCGCCTCGCTGGCGACGAGGCCGACCAGGCCCTCATGGGCGCTCAGCACGGTGTGGTGCACCGCCTCGCGGTTGAGACCTTCGGTGGCGTAGAGCTCGAGTGTGTTGTCGATACGCAGCACATAGACCGAGCACACCTCGGCCACCATGTTGGCGGCGATCAACACCACGATCTTGTCCAGCCGCTCCTGGGCCGAGACCTGCTCCGCCATGGTTTCGCGGAGCCGTCTCAACAAGACGCGGGGACCTCCCGACGCGCTCCGCATGTGCCGTCAATCTCCTTCATCTATCCGGGCCCGGAGGCCCTCGGCGGCTTGCCCGAAAAATCCAGAAAAACAACAAACTTGCTCATCCGGCGCCGGCCCCAGCGTCGCTTGAGCCGAATCGGCACCGCCTGAACTGGGGCACAGTTTGTGGCAGCCCACCCTGTTCGCCGTATAGCGAATTGGGGCTTGTTTTGCCAAGCAAAACGCCTGCCAAACGCGAAGGTGTGTACACCTTCGCGTTTGCTGCGACCGCTAAGAGAAAGTTCGTCTAGGTCTGATCGAGGCCGTAGAGCGTATGCAGAGTGCGCACCGCGAGCTCGGTATAGGCGGTGTCGATCAAAACCGAGAACTTGATCTCGGAGGTTGTGATGGCGCGGATGTTGATATTCCGCCCGGCGAGGGCCGAGAACGCCTTGGCGGCAACGCCGGCATGGCTGCGCATGCCGCTGCCGATCACCGAGATCTTGGCGACGTCGGTAGCGCCGTCGAGCCGGGCGTAGCCGATCTTGTCCTTGGCCGCGGTGATCGTATCCTTGGCGCGGGCATAGTCGGCCGCCGGCACCGTGAAGGTGAGGTCGGTGGTCTTGCCGTCCTCGGAGACGTTCTGCACGATCATGTCGACGTTGATGTTGGCATCCGCGAGCGGGCCGAAGATCGAAGCCGCCACGCCGGGCTTGTCCTCGATCTGGCGCACCGAGATCTGCGCCTCGTCCTTGGAAAAGGCGATGCCGGTGACGACGTGGCTTTCCATGATCTCCTCCTCGCTGCAGATCAGCGTGCCGGGCGGCTGGTTGGCATGCGGGTCGATATCCTCGGGCTTGTCGAAGCTGGAGCGGACGAAAATCGGCATGTTGTGGACCATGCCGAGTTCCACCGAGCGAACCTGGAGCACCTTGGCGCCCTGGGAAGCCAGTTCCAGCATGTCTTCGAACGCGATCTTGTCGAGCCGGCGCGCCTTCGGCACGATTCGCGGGTCGGTGGTGTAGACGCCATCGACGTCCGTGTAGATGTCGCAGCGGTCCGCCTTGACG
The DNA window shown above is from Bradyrhizobium sp. CB1650 and carries:
- a CDS encoding aspartate kinase → MSRLVMKFGGTSVANIERIRNVARHVKREVDAGHEVAVVVSAMSGKTNELVAWCTEASPMHDAREYDAVVASGEQVTSGLLAIALQGMGIQARSWQGWQIPIKTSDAHASARIEDIDGSEIITRFKERKEVAVIAGFQGINPETGRITTLGRGGSDTSAVAIAAAVKADRCDIYTDVDGVYTTDPRIVPKARRLDKIAFEDMLELASQGAKVLQVRSVELGMVHNMPIFVRSSFDKPEDIDPHANQPPGTLICSEEEIMESHVVTGIAFSKDEAQISVRQIEDKPGVAASIFGPLADANINVDMIVQNVSEDGKTTDLTFTVPAADYARAKDTITAAKDKIGYARLDGATDVAKISVIGSGMRSHAGVAAKAFSALAGRNINIRAITTSEIKFSVLIDTAYTELAVRTLHTLYGLDQT
- the ptsP gene encoding phosphoenolpyruvate--protein phosphotransferase: MRSASGGPRVLLRRLRETMAEQVSAQERLDKIVVLIAANMVAEVCSVYVLRIDNTLELYATEGLNREAVHHTVLSAHEGLVGLVASEATPLNLSDAQSHPAFSFRPETGEEIYHSFLGVPILRAGNTLGVLVVQNRAKRTYVEEELEALQTTAMVLAELIASGELSALAQPGLEPAARHSTQKVGAILSDGIALGHVVLHEPRVVIKDYIAEDLPREIKRLDTALAKLRSDLDRMLERGDVAEGGEHRDVLEAYRMFANDQGWSHKLHEAVATGLTAEAAVERVQSDTRARMLRSTDPYLRDRLHDLEDLGYRLMRQLVGQDHAPSREHLPDNAIVIARAMGPAALLDYDRKRLRGIVLEEGTANSHVSIVARALGIPAVGEVPNAPGIADPGDAIIVDGTSGSIYVRPSQEIEAAFAERVRFRARRQAQYLALRDRPCVTKDGQKVELMINAGLAIDLPHIDDTGSAGIGLFRTELQFMVGQSLPRTSDQLALYRAVLDAAGSKPVTFRTLDIGGDKALPYMEAVIEENPALGWRAIRLGLDRPGLLRGQIRALLRAGGGRALRIMFPMVSEVAEFDSAKALVERELTYLRQHGHTLPERIDIGTMVEVPALLYQLDELLKKVDFISVGSNDLFQFLFAVDRGNAKVSERFDTMSAPILRVLREIARRANAAQKSLSLCGEMASKPIGALALIAMGYRSLSLSATALGPVKAMVIDLDAKKAEAMLGPLLDAPTGSVSIRQKLTEFAEAEGLAL